CCGGGTCCTTGTTGACAATCTGATTGGCAGCCTTCTGGTGCAGTTCATCGAGCTTTTCCTTAGCCGGGCCGCAGTCGCCGAGAGCCAGATAGCACAGTGGGTATGCCGAGCCTGGCCACGGTTCATTAATGATGTCGTAGCCCATCAGTCCCGGCATGTCGCCAAGGCGTTTGGCGACATGGCCCCACATGGCTGCGTAACGCTCCTGCAACCCAACACCGCCCGGCCCTTCGCGGTTATTCAGGAAGTTGTCGTATGCCCTAATGAGGCCGATATTGAGGGCCTGGTTAGCGGGGAAGCCAACCTTCAAGAGGCTGGGAACGCCGTCGTCAATGACAGCCCAATCCGGGGCAAATTCGCCTTCGAACTTCTCGTTGTACATGTCCTGGTGGGCATCGACCAAGACCGCGATTCCACGCTCAGTGAGCATGGAGATAGTGCGGGCAATGGAATCCAGGTATTTGTCGTTGTACTTGCCGGGCTTTGGCTCTACTGCTTTCCAGATAATGCCGACTCGCATGGAGTCGAAGCCCTGCTGCACGAGCCAGTCAGCATCGTCCTCGTTAAAGCCTCCGGCCTCTGGGGTGTAAGGATCGTGCTTGTAGACGATGTTCGACCCCTGAGTGAGGAAAGCACGGCCATCACCGTCGGTAAACCAGCGACCGGACTGTCCAAGGGGACCACGCTCGGTGATGGTAGCGGTACTAGGGGATGGGGCTACTTCTGTAGCGAGCGCCTGATGCGGTACCGCCCCCGCTAGCGCTATGGCAATGGCGGCACCAACTGCTGCCACCTTCTTAGTGAATCTCATACTGAATATGCTATTGACCAGTAATGATAAATTCATCCAAAACGCAAATTAGGTTCAGAAAAGTGGGCAAACGCATAAATAAACGTCCTGAATGGGGTTAGCAAAAAGGCTAAAAGGCCCACCGCTTCCTCTTTGGAAGCGATGGGCCTTATGAGGACACACCGTCCACTGCACAGCCGTGGTGTGCAGTCTCGATGGACGGTCACTATGCACGGCAATAGCGCGCGGCAATCAGCCTGTTACATCAAAGACTTATAGACGTCGACGGTCTGCTGAGCGATGTTCTCCCAGCTAAACACATCTTCAGCGCGCTTCTTACCCGCCTGGCCAACCTTGGCAGCGCGGTCGCGGTCGGCGACCATGTTGTTGACAGCGGCAGCGATGCCTCGTTCGAAGCCCTCCGGATCGGACTCGTCGTAGTGAACCAGAGTGCCGGTTTCGCCATCGACGACAACCTCCGGAATGCCGCCGACATCAGAGGCGACAACGGCGGTGCCACAGGCCATAGCCTCGAGGTTAACGATGCCCAGCGGCTCGTAGATGGACGGGCAGACGAACGAATCCGCGGCCGTCAGGATCTCCTGGATCTTCTCCTTCGGCAGCATGTCCTGCACCCAGAAAATGCCATCGCGCTTCTCCTGGAGGTCATGGACGAGCTGCTCAGTCTCCTTCGCGATCTCCGGGGTGTCCGGAGCGCCGGCGCACAGAACGAGCTGCACACCGTCGTCGAAAAGCGATGCGGCCTTGACCAGGTGAGCGACACCCTTCTGACGGGTGATGCGGCCGACGAATGCAACCATCGGGCGAGACGGGTCAACGCCGAGCTCCTCCAGGACAGACCAGCCGTTCTGTTCCTTGGACTCTTCCCATGTCGGCCGCGGGTACCACAGCTCGGTGTCGATACCGTTCAGGACAACGTGGACCTTGTCGGGGGAGATACGCGGGTAGGCATCCAGGATGGCGTCCTTCATGCGCGCGGAAACAGCAATGACAGCGTCTGCGTACTCCATAGCATTGCGCTCGGACCAGCTGGAAACGTCGTAACCGCCGCCGAGCTGCTCGCGCTTCCACGGGCGGTGCGGCTCCAGTGAGTGCGCGGTGGCCACATGCGGAATGCCCTTGAGCAGACCAGTGAGGTGACCGCCCAGGCCTGAGTACCAGGTGTGAGAGTGGACGACATCAATGTCGGTTGCCGCGGCGGCATTTGCCATGCGCAACCCCGTGGACAGCGTCTTAATCGAGGCGTTGGCATCCTTCAGCTCCGGGTCAACGCCGTGGACATATACATCCGCCTCATCGCGAGGAGCACCCATGCAGTGCACATCGACGTCAACGCCGTCGAGGCCGCGCATGAAACGAGTCAGTTCAGTTACGTGAACA
The sequence above is drawn from the Corynebacterium jeikeium genome and encodes:
- a CDS encoding endoglycoceramidase, with protein sequence MRFTKKVAAVGAAIAIALAGAVPHQALATEVAPSPSTATITERGPLGQSGRWFTDGDGRAFLTQGSNIVYKHDPYTPEAGGFNEDDADWLVQQGFDSMRVGIIWKAVEPKPGKYNDKYLDSIARTISMLTERGIAVLVDAHQDMYNEKFEGEFAPDWAVIDDGVPSLLKVGFPANQALNIGLIRAYDNFLNNREGPGGVGLQERYAAMWGHVAKRLGDMPGLMGYDIINEPWPGSAYPLCYLALGDCGPAKEKLDELHQKAANQIVNKDPDAIVHYEPYSMWNTGLNTNPAAPEVPETAGTALSWHVYCTTNALFNTYTGCDFFDGRTFDNAEIVSSGNGSATLLSEFGATDDADTLNGVISLARRHMVGWQYWSYCGCDDPTTQNQKEQGMVFDPTVPGPVGADAFNRDKMTILAAPHLRAVAGTPQATDWNHDTRVYQASWNNSRVDGTGVFAPGSTSELVVPSINFPNGFTVNVEGGHATVAADGQTVHIVSTADHVSVTIQPK
- the glgA gene encoding glycogen synthase, which encodes MRVAMMTKEYPPEIYGGAGVHVTELTRFMRGLDGVDVDVHCMGAPRDEADVYVHGVDPELKDANASIKTLSTGLRMANAAAATDIDVVHSHTWYSGLGGHLTGLLKGIPHVATAHSLEPHRPWKREQLGGGYDVSSWSERNAMEYADAVIAVSARMKDAILDAYPRISPDKVHVVLNGIDTELWYPRPTWEESKEQNGWSVLEELGVDPSRPMVAFVGRITRQKGVAHLVKAASLFDDGVQLVLCAGAPDTPEIAKETEQLVHDLQEKRDGIFWVQDMLPKEKIQEILTAADSFVCPSIYEPLGIVNLEAMACGTAVVASDVGGIPEVVVDGETGTLVHYDESDPEGFERGIAAAVNNMVADRDRAAKVGQAGKKRAEDVFSWENIAQQTVDVYKSLM